The following coding sequences lie in one Cyanobacterium sp. Dongsha4 genomic window:
- a CDS encoding transporter substrate-binding domain-containing protein, translated as MFFPPKFLEQIFLKLVLFFLLCIRVGEAKALTNKMIGQNSFLREINSSESQIIAEKKRERLRVATKSFPPFAFEENGQFVGFSIDLWKEIANELDVDFNIYGEKTISDLLNSVTDGYTDVGVAGITITWAREKDIDFSHSFFESGLQILVPMETVYPWQFFFAFIFSPILWSTVAIILIVIAIASHLIWWLERKNNPQMFPENYKDGIWEAFWWAVVTVVTVGYGDKTPTGKAGRIIATIWMFTGVLLISYFTASVSSILTVQRLDNNITTIQDLYNKSVGTVKDTTAAEFLASTKSYVVLFNSIEDAYLALDDGKIKAIVYDAPVLRYYSRSDGAGKVKIVGSVFERQSYGIALQSNSPYRESINQAILKLKEDGTYERIYQQWFGAD; from the coding sequence ATGTTTTTTCCTCCTAAATTTCTTGAGCAAATTTTTCTTAAGTTGGTGTTATTTTTTCTTCTTTGTATAAGGGTTGGAGAAGCAAAAGCGTTAACAAACAAGATGATTGGGCAAAATAGTTTTCTAAGGGAGATAAATAGTAGTGAGTCGCAGATAATAGCTGAAAAGAAAAGGGAAAGGTTAAGGGTTGCAACAAAGTCTTTCCCTCCTTTTGCTTTTGAAGAAAATGGGCAGTTTGTCGGTTTTAGTATTGATTTGTGGAAGGAAATCGCTAATGAGTTGGATGTCGATTTTAATATTTATGGGGAAAAAACTATTTCTGATTTGCTTAATTCTGTGACTGATGGTTATACCGATGTGGGAGTGGCAGGTATTACTATTACTTGGGCAAGGGAAAAAGATATTGACTTTTCTCACTCTTTTTTTGAATCTGGTTTACAAATTCTTGTGCCGATGGAAACGGTTTATCCTTGGCAGTTTTTCTTTGCTTTTATTTTTTCTCCTATTCTTTGGAGTACTGTTGCCATAATACTTATTGTAATCGCGATCGCATCTCATCTAATTTGGTGGTTAGAGAGGAAAAATAATCCACAAATGTTTCCTGAAAATTATAAAGATGGTATTTGGGAGGCTTTTTGGTGGGCGGTTGTTACCGTTGTGACAGTGGGCTATGGAGATAAAACCCCAACGGGAAAGGCGGGGAGAATTATAGCGACAATTTGGATGTTTACGGGGGTGTTATTAATTTCCTATTTCACCGCCTCAGTAAGCTCAATTTTAACAGTGCAGAGACTTGATAATAACATTACTACCATTCAAGATTTATATAACAAATCCGTTGGCACGGTTAAAGATACCACTGCCGCAGAATTTTTGGCTTCAACCAAAAGCTATGTTGTTTTATTTAATTCTATTGAGGATGCTTACCTTGCCCTTGATGATGGTAAGATAAAAGCGATTGTCTATGATGCACCAGTTTTACGTTACTATTCTCGCAGTGATGGTGCTGGGAAAGTGAAAATTGTTGGCTCAGTTTTTGAGAGACAAAGCTACGGAATTGCTTTACAATCTAATAGCCCTTACCGAGAATCCATTAATCAAGCTATTCTTAAATTAAAAGAAGATGGCACTTATGAGCGTATTTATCAACAATGGTTTGGTGCTGATTAA
- a CDS encoding NUDIX hydrolase — MNKNQNYNSETEFFKNYDPSKFDRPSTSVDTVIFTVFDLALQVLLVKRGEYPFKNQWTLVGGFIDLENDQTLEDTAKRKLEEKTGVKTPYLEQCFTIGNKIRDPRGWSVTTVYFALLPSENIQLKTDSDNITSSSVSAVKWSPIKNNKIKESLAFDHNYILEKAIERLRNKVLYTSLPAYLMPEKFTLRDLQTVYEIILDRTLESKSFRRRIERANILEPTGETRQDVKRPAQLYCLKENIDTYFFLRNIEGAT; from the coding sequence ATGAATAAAAATCAAAACTACAATTCAGAAACAGAGTTTTTTAAAAATTATGACCCTAGTAAATTCGATCGCCCTTCTACTTCTGTAGATACAGTCATCTTCACGGTTTTTGATTTGGCATTACAGGTTTTATTAGTAAAGCGAGGAGAATATCCTTTCAAGAATCAATGGACATTAGTAGGAGGATTTATCGATTTAGAAAATGATCAAACTTTAGAAGATACCGCCAAAAGAAAATTAGAGGAGAAAACTGGAGTAAAAACGCCCTATTTAGAGCAATGTTTTACTATTGGCAATAAAATACGAGATCCTAGAGGATGGTCTGTCACAACAGTTTATTTTGCCTTATTACCCTCAGAAAACATCCAATTAAAGACAGATTCCGACAATATAACTTCATCCTCGGTGAGTGCTGTTAAATGGTCTCCCATAAAAAATAACAAAATTAAAGAATCTCTAGCATTTGATCATAATTATATTCTGGAAAAAGCGATCGAACGTTTACGTAATAAAGTGCTATATACTTCCTTACCTGCCTATTTAATGCCAGAAAAATTCACCCTTAGAGATTTACAAACTGTATATGAAATCATACTCGATCGCACTTTAGAAAGCAAATCTTTTCGTCGTCGCATTGAAAGAGCGAATATTCTCGAACCCACAGGAGAAACCCGTCAAGATGTTAAACGCCCTGCCCAACTATATTGTTTAAAAGAAAATATTGATACCTACTTTTTTTTAAGAAATATAGAAGGAGCAACTTAA
- a CDS encoding serine/threonine protein kinase: MKDKTIIHSQYQIIQTLENFNEEKIYLVNNIVNNQKYLLQSLDLSLITPEEINHIREKIEFIKNIAKQSENNQRFPSLVDVLDEEKVIIIVYEKFEGNNLQETLNNRQLWTELEAVNYLYHLLESLDLIHRENLIHQIIKPQNLTITNQKIFINNYGKLSNLKSSLMETVTLEDKLYIAPEQIRGKIKISSDIYALGMVIISLVTGKNILSLEEDDTGKIIWSEGETLTANFIQIIDKMIAYQTQNRYNNCREVMADIAKFFPQSVSEKSLDYSTENIAHYTPTEIIIPTEKEEFSQEENHSKSSYLNPTEFVNSNNFHQKEKEIIVNDTELINGEDDIKSLLPLAEEYLSEESNSFSSRIESQNQQEISNNTTNNSSSFLPYSEHKFNLIRQIKTPKGILISFIICILIIFSFSWLKNYLYQKKVESLITEIQSYYEQENFDECIALINSNTVQSLPIANSLTDEFLGKCWLGLGEIQAVDGNFAEAINIAIQINRNSSDYERARQFIDDWSEQLFLEAKILCQTKSELSLVEEKLAPIPESSKWKKDALNLLDQCENNTNNNQVIPLCPGPLCPE; encoded by the coding sequence ATGAAAGATAAGACAATTATTCATAGTCAATACCAAATAATTCAAACTCTTGAGAATTTCAATGAGGAAAAGATTTATTTAGTCAACAATATTGTAAATAATCAAAAATATCTACTTCAGTCATTGGATTTGTCATTAATTACCCCAGAAGAAATTAATCATATAAGAGAGAAAATAGAATTCATTAAAAATATCGCTAAACAATCTGAAAATAATCAAAGATTTCCTTCTCTTGTTGATGTATTGGATGAAGAAAAAGTAATAATTATTGTTTATGAAAAATTTGAGGGAAACAATCTTCAAGAAACTCTCAATAATCGACAATTATGGACAGAATTAGAAGCTGTTAATTATCTTTACCATTTATTAGAGAGTTTAGATTTAATTCATCGTGAAAACTTAATTCATCAAATAATTAAACCTCAAAACTTAACCATCACTAATCAAAAAATATTTATTAACAATTATGGTAAATTAAGCAATTTAAAATCGTCTTTGATGGAAACAGTAACTCTTGAAGATAAATTATATATCGCTCCTGAACAAATTAGAGGCAAAATTAAGATTAGTAGTGATATTTATGCTTTAGGTATGGTAATCATTAGCCTAGTTACGGGAAAAAATATTCTTAGTTTAGAGGAAGATGACACGGGTAAAATAATTTGGAGTGAAGGAGAAACATTGACAGCAAATTTTATTCAAATTATCGATAAAATGATTGCTTATCAAACACAAAACCGATATAACAACTGTCGAGAAGTTATGGCGGATATAGCTAAGTTTTTCCCCCAAAGTGTTTCAGAAAAATCTCTTGATTATTCAACAGAAAATATTGCTCATTATACCCCCACTGAAATTATAATTCCAACGGAAAAAGAGGAATTTAGTCAGGAAGAAAATCATAGTAAATCAAGTTATCTTAATCCCACAGAATTTGTAAATTCAAATAATTTTCATCAAAAAGAAAAGGAAATTATAGTTAATGATACTGAGTTAATTAATGGTGAAGATGATATTAAATCTTTATTACCTTTAGCAGAAGAATATTTATCAGAGGAAAGCAACTCTTTTTCTAGCAGAATCGAAAGTCAAAATCAACAAGAAATTAGTAATAATACTACCAATAATTCATCATCTTTCTTACCTTATTCTGAGCATAAATTCAATTTAATTCGTCAGATTAAGACTCCTAAAGGAATTTTAATTAGTTTTATTATTTGCATTTTAATAATTTTCTCTTTTTCTTGGCTAAAAAATTATTTATATCAAAAAAAAGTAGAGAGTTTAATTACAGAAATTCAGAGTTATTATGAGCAGGAAAATTTTGATGAATGTATTGCATTAATTAACTCAAATACAGTACAATCTTTACCTATTGCTAATAGTTTAACAGATGAATTTTTAGGGAAATGTTGGTTAGGTTTAGGGGAAATTCAAGCAGTAGATGGTAACTTTGCTGAGGCGATTAATATAGCTATACAAATTAATCGTAATTCTTCTGATTATGAAAGGGCAAGACAATTTATTGATGATTGGTCTGAACAACTTTTTTTAGAAGCTAAAATTCTTTGTCAAACTAAGAGTGAATTGTCTTTAGTAGAGGAAAAATTAGCTCCTATTCCTGAAAGCAGTAAATGGAAAAAAGATGCTTTAAATTTGTTAGATCAATGCGAAAATAATACTAATAATAATCAAGTTATTCCTCTTTGTCCAGGTCCTTTATGTCCTGAATAA
- a CDS encoding apolipoprotein acyltransferase produces the protein MAVDLEQSIAETVTQLQELLNRADEAEENLNQARERLAEVSQQFDNNWDELSTRADGLLERISNARDELNGETENLRQGISDLQMNLQSAQDEANQVVEDTKTEITALGEDSDTKSSEFEEVFNSVKEALETLQTKIEEVQQDLEETVSESQGKLENDFNSALSSNEEEIEGRAGEMEQEITQEAVSRVNDMVSNLTTQLQEITASVREKAEEEANNTQESANSALDEFTGNAEGMFGDLLSTAEDIEDALTTLSELVTDLGGTVDTTKDTLMTAMDTTNIGLNTALGVFEEVQELLGRF, from the coding sequence ATGGCGGTAGATTTAGAACAAAGTATAGCCGAAACCGTAACTCAGTTACAGGAATTGTTGAATCGTGCGGATGAGGCTGAAGAAAACTTAAATCAGGCAAGGGAGAGGTTAGCAGAAGTCAGTCAGCAATTTGATAATAATTGGGATGAGTTATCAACTCGTGCAGATGGTTTACTTGAGCGCATTTCTAATGCTAGAGATGAGTTAAATGGGGAAACAGAAAATTTAAGACAGGGAATCAGTGATTTACAAATGAATCTACAGTCTGCACAGGATGAAGCCAATCAGGTAGTGGAAGATACTAAAACTGAGATAACTGCTTTAGGAGAAGATAGTGATACCAAGTCTTCTGAGTTTGAGGAAGTATTTAATTCGGTTAAAGAGGCATTAGAAACTTTACAAACTAAGATTGAGGAAGTGCAGCAGGATTTAGAGGAAACTGTCTCGGAGTCTCAAGGTAAGTTGGAAAATGATTTTAATTCTGCCCTCAGTAGTAATGAGGAAGAAATCGAAGGCAGGGCGGGAGAAATGGAACAAGAAATCACTCAAGAGGCTGTTTCTCGCGTTAATGATATGGTAAGTAATTTAACGACTCAATTACAGGAAATTACTGCCAGTGTGAGGGAAAAAGCGGAAGAGGAAGCGAATAATACTCAAGAGTCTGCTAATTCAGCTTTAGATGAGTTTACGGGCAATGCAGAGGGTATGTTTGGGGATTTACTTTCTACGGCAGAAGATATTGAGGATGCTTTAACTACTTTGAGTGAGTTGGTGACAGATTTAGGTGGCACTGTTGACACCACTAAAGATACTTTAATGACGGCGATGGATACCACTAATATTGGTTTAAATACTGCTTTGGGAGTATTTGAGGAGGTGCAAGAGTTATTGGGAAGATTTTAG